Proteins from one Alysiella filiformis genomic window:
- the hemA gene encoding glutamyl-tRNA reductase, with protein sequence MRLTTIGLNHQTAPVAIREQLAFSAENLPHAVRNLADTAAAEALILSTCNRTELYCVGDAEQIIDWWANYHGFQAAEIRPYLYVHGCSETIRHAFRVACGLDSMVLGEPQILGQMKDALRVAEQEDCLGTWLNGLFQKTFATAKEVRSHTSVGDSTVSMASAAVKMAEQQFGDLSAKNVLFVGAGEMIELVATYFAAKNPQRITIANRSLPRAENLCQRLQLAQDVRLLQDLPDILADYDIVIASTASNLPIIDAQMVQNAMNQRQNQAMFMLDLAVPRDIAPQVAQISGVHLHTVDDIAAIVQNGKASRREAAAAAEHMVGQKVAEFIGWQQSRQRVPLICALRNEGERARQQVLENAMKQLARGASPEEVLERLSVQLTNKLLHAPTRLLNKGEDSGLVDAVSAIYRLHHAKPSSNRLI encoded by the coding sequence ATGCGACTGACCACCATTGGTTTAAACCACCAAACCGCGCCCGTTGCCATACGCGAGCAACTGGCTTTTTCTGCCGAAAATTTGCCCCACGCTGTCCGCAATTTGGCGGACACCGCCGCCGCCGAAGCCCTGATTTTGTCCACTTGCAATCGCACCGAATTGTATTGCGTGGGCGATGCCGAACAAATCATTGATTGGTGGGCAAATTACCACGGTTTTCAGGCAGCCGAAATTCGCCCCTATTTGTATGTACACGGTTGCAGCGAAACCATTCGCCATGCCTTTCGCGTGGCTTGTGGCTTGGACAGCATGGTGCTGGGCGAACCACAAATTTTGGGTCAAATGAAAGACGCTTTGCGCGTTGCCGAACAAGAAGACTGCTTGGGCACATGGCTCAACGGTTTGTTTCAAAAAACATTTGCCACCGCCAAAGAAGTACGCAGCCACACCAGCGTGGGCGACAGCACCGTGTCTATGGCATCGGCTGCCGTGAAAATGGCAGAGCAACAATTTGGCGATTTGAGCGCGAAAAACGTGCTGTTTGTGGGCGCAGGCGAAATGATTGAATTGGTGGCAACTTATTTTGCCGCCAAAAATCCACAACGCATTACCATCGCCAATCGCAGTTTGCCACGCGCCGAAAATCTGTGCCAACGCTTGCAACTTGCCCAAGATGTGCGTTTGCTCCAAGATTTGCCTGATATTTTGGCAGATTATGATATTGTGATTGCCTCTACCGCATCAAATCTGCCCATTATTGATGCGCAAATGGTGCAAAATGCCATGAACCAACGCCAAAATCAAGCCATGTTTATGCTGGATTTGGCGGTTCCACGCGACATCGCCCCCCAAGTGGCACAAATTTCAGGCGTGCATTTGCACACGGTGGACGACATCGCCGCCATCGTGCAAAACGGCAAAGCCTCACGCCGCGAAGCCGCCGCCGCCGCCGAACACATGGTGGGGCAAAAAGTGGCAGAATTCATTGGCTGGCAACAAAGTCGCCAACGTGTGCCTTTGATTTGCGCTTTGCGTAACGAAGGCGAACGCGCTCGCCAACAAGTGCTTGAAAATGCAATGAAACAACTCGCTCGCGGTGCCAGCCCCGAAGAGGTGTTGGAACGCCTGTCGGTGCAATTAACCAACAAGCTGCTCCACGCCCCCACTCGTTTGCTCAACAAAGGCGAAGATTCGGGTTTGGTGGACGCGGTGTCGGCAATTTACCGTTTGCATCACGCCAAGCCTTCAAGCAATCGTTTGATTTAA
- a CDS encoding helix-turn-helix domain-containing protein, with translation MGTSFAERVKERRTELALSQSALAKRAKVSQGTIAQIELGLSQGSGKIVDLALALGVSPEWLLYGKNPPHTLTQSPHPSHSDFITHTNSDMGLKKTFCLSKYWDCDYLDFIKANDESMSPTITIFDDVIFNRLETNKTENGIFVIKRTSGTIIIRRLILDSQRWLYRSDNLDKTRYSDVFENVGDEILGKVIWRGGGNSFN, from the coding sequence ATGGGTACAAGTTTTGCAGAAAGGGTAAAAGAACGCAGAACAGAATTGGCATTAAGCCAATCGGCATTAGCCAAACGCGCCAAAGTCAGCCAAGGCACCATTGCACAAATTGAACTGGGATTGAGCCAAGGCTCTGGAAAAATTGTGGATTTGGCTTTGGCTCTTGGCGTGAGTCCCGAATGGCTGTTGTACGGCAAAAATCCACCGCACACATTAACCCAATCTCCCCACCCAAGCCATTCAGACTTCATCACCCACACAAACAGCGACATGGGCTTAAAGAAAACCTTTTGTTTATCAAAATATTGGGATTGTGATTATTTGGATTTCATCAAAGCAAACGATGAGAGCATGTCGCCAACCATTACCATTTTTGATGATGTCATTTTTAATCGCTTGGAAACCAACAAAACAGAAAACGGCATTTTTGTCATCAAACGCACAAGTGGCACCATCATCATCAGACGATTGATTTTGGATTCACAACGCTGGCTTTATCGGAGCGATAATTTAGATAAAACACGTTATTCTGATGTCTTTGAAAATGTGGGCGATGAAATTTTAGGCAAAGTGATTTGGCGCGGTGGCGGCAATTCATTCAATTAA
- the dapD gene encoding 2,3,4,5-tetrahydropyridine-2,6-dicarboxylate N-succinyltransferase yields the protein MSLQQIIETAFEDRANITPATVTPEVKEAVLETLRQLDSGSLRVAERESVGKWKVNEWAKKAVLLSFRIQDNVILGDGVNQFFDKVPTKFATWTQADFQAAGFRAVPGAVARRGSFVGKNVVLMPSYVNIGAYVDEGAMVDTWATVGSCAQIGKNVHLSGGVGIGGVLEPLQASPTIIEDNCFIGARSEIVEGVIVEEGSVISMGVYIGQSTKIYDRETGEIHYGRVPAGSVVVSGSLPSQDGSHSLYCAVIVKKVDAQTRAKTSVNELLRGV from the coding sequence ATGTCTTTACAACAAATCATTGAAACCGCGTTTGAAGACCGCGCCAACATCACCCCCGCAACCGTAACGCCCGAAGTGAAAGAAGCCGTGTTGGAAACCCTGCGCCAACTGGATTCAGGCAGCCTGCGCGTTGCCGAGCGCGAAAGCGTGGGCAAATGGAAAGTGAACGAGTGGGCAAAAAAAGCCGTGTTGCTCTCATTCCGCATTCAAGACAACGTGATTTTGGGCGATGGCGTGAACCAATTTTTTGACAAAGTACCAACCAAATTCGCCACTTGGACACAAGCCGATTTTCAGGCAGCAGGTTTCCGTGCCGTACCAGGTGCGGTGGCACGCCGTGGCAGTTTCGTGGGCAAAAACGTGGTGCTGATGCCATCGTATGTGAACATCGGCGCGTATGTGGACGAAGGCGCAATGGTGGACACTTGGGCAACAGTTGGTTCTTGCGCCCAAATCGGCAAAAACGTGCATTTGAGCGGTGGCGTGGGCATTGGTGGCGTGTTGGAACCCTTGCAAGCCAGCCCCACCATCATTGAAGACAACTGTTTCATCGGTGCGCGTTCCGAAATTGTAGAAGGGGTGATTGTGGAAGAAGGCAGCGTGATTTCCATGGGCGTGTACATCGGACAATCCACCAAAATCTACGACCGCGAAACAGGCGAAATCCATTATGGTCGCGTGCCAGCAGGTTCGGTGGTGGTTTCAGGCAGCCTGCCTAGCCAAGACGGTAGCCACAGCCTGTATTGTGCCGTGATTGTGAAAAAAGTGGACGCGCAAACCCGCGCCAAAACCAGCGTAAACGAATTATTGCGCGGTGTGTAA
- a CDS encoding low molecular weight protein-tyrosine-phosphatase encodes MKNILFVCLGNICRSPMAEYVFRDMAAQRGIQAACKSAGTSGWHNGETMHCGTADILDGMNIDSRDFVSSQVPDDCMQVYDYVLVMDDNNLRDMQKRFGKNPHKLFKITDLLPENSPHDHVPDPWYTGNFVQTREIVSQCCAILCDKLQKGEM; translated from the coding sequence ATGAAAAACATTTTATTTGTGTGCTTGGGCAACATTTGCCGTTCGCCCATGGCAGAATATGTGTTCCGCGATATGGCGGCGCAACGCGGCATTCAGGCAGCCTGCAAAAGTGCAGGCACATCGGGTTGGCACAATGGCGAAACCATGCACTGCGGCACAGCCGATATTTTGGACGGCATGAACATTGATTCACGCGATTTTGTCAGCAGCCAAGTGCCAGACGATTGTATGCAAGTGTATGATTATGTGTTGGTTATGGACGACAACAATTTGCGCGATATGCAAAAACGTTTTGGCAAAAATCCGCACAAATTGTTCAAAATCACCGATTTGCTGCCTGAAAACAGCCCACACGACCACGTTCCCGACCCATGGTACACAGGCAATTTTGTGCAAACGCGCGAAATTGTGTCGCAATGCTGCGCCATTTTGTGCGACAAATTGCAAAAAGGCGAAATGTGA
- the ffh gene encoding signal recognition particle protein has protein sequence MLDNLTKRFSKVFKDIRGQSKLSEDNIKEALREVRLALLEADVALPIVKDFVNQVKERALGKEFADTLTPDQAFFGIVNEALIELMGKENSQLNLAATPPATILMAGLQGAGKTTTVGKLSKFIKDQDKKKKILLVSADVYRPAAIEQLKLLAEQVQVDFFPSDVSQKPVEIALAAQDYAKKHFYDILMVDTAGRLAIDEEMMNEIKAIHAAIKPIETLFVVDAMLGQDAVNTAQAFNEALPLTGVILTKMDGDARGGAALSVRQITGKPIKFIGVGEKINGLEPFHPERIASRILGMGDVMTLIEDVQKGIDEEIAKEMAQKLHRGKDFDLNDFKAQIQQMRNMGGFENLLSKMPGELGQISKQIPEGTAEKAMAHVEAIINSMTPKERANPDIIKASRKKRIAAGAGTTVQEVNKMLKQFEQSQQMMKMFSGKNMQKLMRMAKGMKGLFPNMR, from the coding sequence ATGTTAGACAATTTAACCAAACGTTTCTCAAAAGTATTCAAAGACATACGCGGACAATCCAAATTAAGCGAAGACAACATCAAAGAAGCCCTGCGCGAAGTGCGTTTGGCATTGCTGGAAGCAGACGTGGCTTTGCCGATTGTGAAAGACTTTGTCAATCAAGTGAAAGAACGCGCTTTGGGCAAGGAATTTGCCGACACGCTCACGCCCGACCAAGCCTTTTTCGGCATCGTGAACGAAGCCCTGATTGAACTGATGGGCAAAGAAAACAGCCAATTAAATTTGGCAGCCACGCCGCCTGCCACCATTTTGATGGCAGGTTTGCAAGGTGCAGGTAAAACCACCACCGTGGGCAAATTGTCCAAATTCATCAAAGACCAAGACAAGAAAAAGAAAATCCTGCTCGTATCGGCAGACGTGTACCGCCCTGCCGCGATTGAACAGTTGAAATTGCTGGCAGAACAAGTGCAAGTGGATTTTTTCCCGTCCGATGTATCGCAAAAACCCGTTGAAATTGCGTTGGCGGCGCAAGATTATGCCAAAAAACATTTTTACGATATTTTGATGGTGGACACGGCAGGTCGCTTGGCGATTGATGAAGAAATGATGAATGAAATCAAAGCCATTCATGCCGCCATCAAGCCGATTGAAACCCTGTTTGTGGTAGACGCGATGTTGGGTCAAGACGCGGTAAACACCGCCCAAGCCTTTAACGAAGCCCTGCCTTTAACGGGCGTGATTTTGACCAAAATGGACGGCGATGCGCGTGGTGGTGCGGCATTGTCGGTGCGCCAAATCACGGGCAAACCGATTAAATTCATTGGCGTGGGCGAAAAAATCAATGGTTTGGAGCCGTTTCACCCCGAACGCATTGCCAGCCGCATTTTGGGCATGGGCGATGTGATGACTTTGATTGAAGATGTGCAAAAAGGCATTGACGAAGAAATTGCCAAAGAAATGGCGCAAAAATTGCATCGCGGCAAAGACTTTGATTTGAATGACTTTAAAGCGCAAATTCAACAAATGCGCAACATGGGCGGTTTTGAGAATTTGCTCTCCAAAATGCCAGGGGAATTGGGGCAGATTTCCAAACAAATCCCCGAAGGCACAGCAGAAAAAGCGATGGCACACGTTGAAGCCATCATCAATTCCATGACCCCAAAAGAACGTGCCAACCCCGACATCATCAAAGCCAGTCGCAAAAAACGCATTGCGGCAGGTGCTGGCACCACGGTTCAGGAAGTGAACAAAATGCTGAAACAATTTGAACAATCGCAACAAATGATGAAAATGTTTAGCGGCAAAAACATGCAAAAATTGATGCGTATGGCAAAAGGCATGAAGGGCTTGTTCCCCAATATGCGCTAA
- a CDS encoding metal ABC transporter permease, with translation MFHEYFIAPFTEFSFMRYALTSVVFLALSAAPVGTFLVMRRMSLIGDALSHAVLPGAAIGYMVAGLSLPAMSVGGFVAGMLMAFLAGLISRFTELKEDANFAAFYLSSLAIGVILVSLGGNNVELLHLLFGSVLAVDLVSLRLMGVVASLTILALAIMFRPLMMESIDPLFLRAVKGKGGVWHVAFLVLVVMNLVAGFQALGTLMSVGLMMLPAIAARLWVRGMGALMAVASLGALVCGYAGLLLSYHHPANIPSGPTIILFCGIWYLFSVVFGANSGIFIKIWRKKHRKFKAV, from the coding sequence ATGTTTCACGAATATTTCATTGCACCCTTTACCGAATTTTCTTTCATGCGCTACGCTTTAACCTCGGTGGTCTTTTTGGCATTATCGGCTGCGCCCGTTGGCACATTTCTCGTGATGCGCCGCATGAGTTTGATTGGCGATGCGTTGAGCCACGCCGTGTTACCAGGGGCAGCGATTGGCTACATGGTGGCAGGATTGAGTTTACCAGCCATGAGTGTAGGCGGCTTTGTGGCAGGCATGTTGATGGCATTTTTGGCAGGCTTAATCAGCCGCTTTACCGAATTGAAAGAAGACGCCAATTTTGCCGCCTTTTATTTGAGCAGCTTGGCGATTGGCGTGATTTTGGTCAGTTTGGGCGGCAACAATGTGGAATTGTTGCATTTGCTGTTTGGGTCGGTGCTGGCGGTGGATTTGGTGTCGTTGCGTTTGATGGGGGTGGTGGCGAGTTTGACGATTTTGGCATTGGCAATCATGTTTCGCCCCCTGATGATGGAAAGCATAGACCCCCTGTTTTTACGCGCCGTTAAAGGCAAAGGTGGCGTGTGGCACGTTGCGTTTTTGGTTTTGGTGGTGATGAATTTGGTGGCAGGATTTCAAGCATTGGGTACATTGATGTCGGTGGGCTTGATGATGTTGCCAGCGATTGCCGCGCGATTGTGGGTACGCGGCATGGGGGCATTGATGGCGGTAGCGAGTTTGGGGGCATTGGTGTGTGGTTATGCGGGCTTGTTGTTGTCGTATCATCACCCAGCCAATATTCCGTCAGGACCAACGATTATTTTATTTTGTGGGATTTGGTATCTGTTTTCCGTGGTTTTTGGGGCAAACAGTGGCATTTTCATCAAAATTTGGCGCAAAAAACACCGCAAATTCAAGGCAGTCTGA
- a CDS encoding DUF2147 domain-containing protein: MKRILFATLLASISSMVAAASIEGKWQTFDEKDGKPKAHIQISKAGNGFQGTVVGVEPTCAICKQKNLVGQTILTGLKQDSDNEYSGGQIRDPQSGKTYKAKATVKGNRLEVRGFVGISLLGRTQTWKRM; this comes from the coding sequence ATGAAACGCATTTTATTCGCCACATTGTTGGCAAGCATCAGCAGCATGGTCGCTGCCGCCAGCATTGAAGGCAAATGGCAAACCTTTGACGAAAAAGACGGTAAACCCAAAGCCCACATTCAAATCAGCAAAGCAGGCAACGGCTTTCAAGGCACGGTGGTGGGCGTGGAACCCACTTGCGCGATTTGCAAACAAAAAAACTTGGTCGGTCAAACCATTTTAACGGGCTTGAAACAAGACAGCGACAATGAATATTCGGGCGGTCAAATCAGAGACCCTCAATCGGGCAAAACCTATAAAGCCAAAGCCACGGTAAAAGGCAATCGCTTGGAAGTGCGTGGTTTTGTGGGCATTTCGCTGCTGGGTCGCACGCAAACTTGGAAACGCATGTAA
- a CDS encoding phosphoglycerate kinase, producing MSFLKLTDQDLQGKTVLIRADLNVPFKDGKISDDTRIRASLPSIQYALDKGAAVIVMTHLGRPTEGEFHPEDDVAPVAAHLGGLLGKKIKVLNDWRDNPPSLKTGEVALLQNVRINKGEGKNDPELGKAYASLCDVFVNDAFGTAHRAQASTEAVAQFAPVSVAGILMAAELDALGKALKNPARPMVAIVAGSKVSTKLTILESLADKVDQLIVGGGIANTFLLAQGKPIGKSLAEPDLVDEAKKIIAKMAAKGGVVPLPVDVVTAKEFAETAPAEHKAIEDVAADDMILDIGAQSAQQLAEIIKNAGTIVWNGPVGVFEFAQFASGTETVSRAVAESAGFSIAGGGDTLAAIAKFGITEQIGYISTGGGAFLEFLEGKALPAVVALEKFAQ from the coding sequence ATGAGCTTTTTGAAATTGACCGACCAAGATTTGCAAGGCAAAACCGTGTTAATCCGTGCCGATTTGAACGTGCCTTTTAAAGACGGCAAAATCAGCGATGACACGCGCATTCGTGCGTCTTTGCCCTCCATTCAATACGCGCTGGACAAGGGCGCAGCCGTGATTGTGATGACGCATTTGGGTCGCCCCACCGAAGGCGAATTTCACCCCGAAGACGATGTTGCACCCGTTGCCGCGCATTTGGGCGGATTGTTGGGCAAAAAAATCAAAGTGTTGAACGATTGGCGCGACAATCCACCCAGTCTGAAAACGGGCGAAGTGGCTTTGTTGCAAAACGTCCGCATCAACAAAGGCGAAGGCAAAAATGACCCCGAATTGGGCAAAGCCTACGCCAGCTTGTGCGATGTGTTTGTGAACGATGCGTTTGGCACGGCTCATCGCGCCCAAGCCTCTACCGAAGCGGTGGCGCAATTTGCGCCTGTGTCGGTGGCAGGGATTTTGATGGCGGCTGAATTGGACGCGCTGGGCAAAGCCTTGAAAAATCCCGCTCGCCCCATGGTGGCGATTGTGGCAGGCAGCAAAGTGTCCACCAAATTGACGATTTTGGAAAGTTTGGCGGATAAAGTTGACCAACTCATCGTGGGTGGTGGCATTGCCAATACGTTCTTGTTGGCGCAAGGCAAACCGATTGGCAAATCGCTGGCTGAACCCGATTTGGTGGACGAAGCGAAAAAAATCATCGCCAAAATGGCGGCAAAAGGCGGTGTTGTGCCTTTGCCCGTTGATGTGGTAACGGCAAAAGAATTTGCCGAAACCGCCCCAGCCGAACACAAAGCCATTGAAGACGTTGCCGCAGACGACATGATTTTGGACATTGGCGCACAATCCGCACAACAGCTTGCCGAAATCATCAAAAACGCAGGCACAATCGTGTGGAATGGACCTGTGGGCGTGTTTGAGTTTGCCCAATTCGCCAGCGGTACAGAAACCGTTTCACGCGCGGTGGCGGAAAGTGCAGGTTTTTCTATCGCTGGCGGTGGCGACACTTTGGCAGCGATTGCGAAATTTGGCATTACCGAGCAAATTGGCTACATTTCCACAGGCGGCGGCGCGTTCTTGGAATTTTTGGAGGGCAAGGCATTGCCAGCCGTGGTTGCTTTGGAAAAATTTGCCCAGTAA
- the rpsB gene encoding 30S ribosomal protein S2, translating to MSSQITMRQMIEAGVHFGHQTRYWNPKMAQYIFGARNKIHIINLEKTVPMFQEAQEVVRRLVANKGTILFVGTKRQAREIIKEEAQRAGMPYVDHRWLGGMLTNYKTVKQSIKRLEEKAALLANAESSGYNKKELLDMTREVEKLERSLGGIKDMKGLPDAIFVIDTGYQHGTLVEAEKLGIPVIAVVDTNNSPDGVKHVIPGNDDSAKAIRLYCRGIADAVLEGKNQAVAETVAAAQQAAE from the coding sequence ATGTCTTCTCAAATCACCATGCGCCAAATGATTGAAGCTGGCGTACATTTCGGTCACCAAACCCGCTACTGGAACCCAAAAATGGCACAATACATTTTTGGCGCGCGCAACAAAATCCACATCATCAACTTGGAAAAAACCGTTCCCATGTTCCAAGAAGCACAAGAAGTGGTGCGCCGTTTGGTTGCCAACAAAGGCACGATTTTGTTTGTTGGCACAAAACGCCAAGCGCGTGAAATCATCAAAGAAGAAGCACAACGCGCAGGTATGCCCTATGTAGACCATCGCTGGTTGGGCGGCATGCTGACCAACTACAAAACCGTAAAACAATCCATCAAACGCTTGGAAGAAAAAGCCGCTTTGTTGGCAAACGCCGAATCAAGCGGTTACAACAAAAAAGAATTGTTGGACATGACCCGCGAAGTGGAAAAATTGGAACGCTCTTTGGGCGGCATCAAAGACATGAAAGGCTTGCCAGACGCGATTTTCGTGATTGACACTGGCTACCAACACGGTACTTTGGTGGAAGCCGAAAAATTGGGCATTCCCGTGATTGCCGTTGTGGACACCAACAACAGCCCAGACGGTGTGAAACACGTTATCCCTGGTAACGATGACTCCGCCAAAGCCATTCGTTTGTACTGCCGTGGCATCGCTGATGCTGTGCTGGAAGGCAAAAACCAAGCGGTTGCGGAAACCGTAGCGGCTGCACAACAAGCTGCTGAATAA
- the tsf gene encoding translation elongation factor Ts, with the protein MAEITAKMVADLRAATGLGMMECKKALVEAEGNFEKAEEILRIKSGAKAGKLAGRTAAEGVLAYAIEGKVGALVEVNCETDFVAKDAGFVEFANFVAKTAVAKKPATVEELAALVEDERKAVIAKLGENMSVRRFQVIETSGELVAYIHGALATEGVLVEYTGSEDVARKIGMHIVAAKPQCVREDQVDAETVEKERHIYTQQAIESGKPAEIAAKMVEGRIKKFLAEVSLNGQAFVMNPDQTVAQYAKENGTEILSFARYKVGDGIEKAVVDYAAEVAAAAKV; encoded by the coding sequence ATGGCAGAAATTACTGCAAAAATGGTTGCCGATTTGCGCGCCGCAACTGGCTTGGGCATGATGGAATGCAAAAAAGCCTTGGTAGAAGCCGAAGGCAATTTTGAAAAAGCCGAAGAAATCTTGCGCATTAAATCAGGTGCAAAAGCAGGTAAATTGGCAGGTCGCACGGCTGCCGAAGGCGTGTTGGCTTACGCGATTGAAGGCAAAGTGGGCGCATTGGTTGAAGTAAACTGCGAAACCGACTTTGTGGCAAAAGACGCTGGTTTTGTTGAATTTGCCAATTTTGTTGCCAAAACTGCGGTGGCAAAAAAACCCGCTACCGTTGAAGAATTGGCGGCTTTGGTGGAAGACGAGCGCAAAGCCGTGATTGCCAAATTAGGCGAAAACATGTCTGTACGCCGTTTCCAAGTAATTGAAACTTCTGGCGAATTGGTGGCTTACATTCACGGTGCTTTGGCAACCGAAGGCGTGTTGGTGGAATACACAGGCAGCGAAGACGTGGCGCGTAAAATCGGCATGCACATCGTTGCGGCTAAACCACAATGCGTGCGCGAAGACCAAGTGGACGCGGAAACCGTTGAAAAAGAACGCCACATCTACACCCAACAAGCGATTGAATCTGGCAAACCTGCTGAAATCGCTGCGAAAATGGTTGAAGGTCGCATCAAAAAATTCTTGGCAGAAGTGTCTTTGAACGGTCAAGCATTTGTGATGAACCCAGACCAAACCGTTGCCCAATACGCCAAAGAAAATGGCACAGAAATCTTGTCATTCGCACGCTACAAAGTGGGCGATGGCATTGAAAAAGCGGTTGTGGACTACGCGGCAGAAGTGGCTGCGGCTGCAAAAGTTTAA
- a CDS encoding metal ABC transporter solute-binding protein, Zn/Mn family: protein MKLKTLVVTVAVLFSGSLNAETLSVVSSFSVLGDVAKQIGGERVSITNLVPADGDAHAYQLSSADAKKIASAKLVLLNGLGLENGDVMRAVKQSKVAYAEATAGISPIKNEEGAHHHHHGEDGHHHDHGEFDPHVWHDPVLMQKYAANVTAALIKADPAGASHYQARFKAYSGELVKLDAYARSQFNAVPREHRKVLTGHHSFGYLGKRYGVTFLAPQGVSTEAQPSAKTVAAIIRQIKQQGIQAVFTENIKDGRMVERIAQETGVKVGGKLYSDALSQEANARTYVDMFRYNVRAMSGAMKK, encoded by the coding sequence ATGAAATTGAAAACCCTTGTTGTTACCGTAGCCGTGTTGTTTTCAGGCAGCCTGAATGCCGAAACTTTATCGGTGGTCAGCAGTTTTAGCGTGCTGGGCGACGTGGCAAAACAAATCGGTGGCGAGCGCGTCAGCATCACCAATTTGGTGCCAGCCGATGGCGATGCCCACGCCTATCAATTAAGCAGTGCCGATGCCAAAAAAATCGCGTCAGCCAAATTGGTGTTGCTCAACGGTTTGGGTTTGGAAAATGGCGATGTGATGCGCGCCGTGAAACAAAGCAAAGTTGCCTATGCCGAAGCCACCGCAGGCATTTCGCCCATTAAAAACGAAGAGGGCGCACACCACCACCATCATGGCGAAGACGGACACCACCACGACCATGGCGAATTTGACCCCCACGTTTGGCACGACCCCGTGTTGATGCAAAAATATGCCGCCAATGTAACCGCCGCCTTAATCAAAGCCGACCCTGCTGGCGCGAGCCACTATCAGGCGCGTTTCAAAGCCTATTCGGGGGAATTGGTTAAGCTGGATGCGTATGCCCGCAGCCAGTTCAACGCCGTGCCACGCGAACACCGCAAAGTTTTGACAGGACACCATTCATTTGGCTATTTGGGCAAACGCTATGGCGTAACCTTCCTTGCGCCACAAGGGGTGAGCACCGAAGCGCAACCCTCCGCCAAAACCGTAGCCGCCATCATTCGTCAAATCAAGCAACAAGGCATTCAAGCCGTGTTTACCGAAAACATCAAAGATGGACGCATGGTGGAACGCATTGCCCAAGAAACAGGCGTGAAAGTGGGCGGCAAACTGTATTCAGACGCATTGTCCCAAGAAGCCAACGCCCGCACCTATGTGGATATGTTCCGCTACAACGTGCGTGCCATGAGCGGCGCAATGAAAAAATAA
- a CDS encoding PepSY domain-containing protein, which produces MNHIKKISLLALTAFTFVSAPAWADDDWDDDDDDRRRPRAAYVHKHSNGAPKISRERAIAIAKSRYHGARVTDVDLERKRGRSHYQVDLKDGRYDYEVWIDAQSGKITHSKKELDD; this is translated from the coding sequence ATGAATCACATCAAAAAAATCAGCCTTTTGGCTTTAACTGCCTTCACTTTTGTTTCCGCCCCAGCTTGGGCTGATGACGATTGGGACGATGATGACGATGACCGCCGCCGTCCACGCGCCGCCTATGTGCACAAACACAGCAATGGTGCACCCAAAATCAGCCGCGAACGCGCCATTGCCATCGCCAAAAGTCGCTACCACGGCGCGCGCGTTACCGATGTGGATTTGGAACGCAAACGCGGTCGCAGCCACTATCAGGTGGATTTGAAAGACGGTCGCTACGATTATGAAGTGTGGATTGACGCACAATCGGGCAAAATCACACACAGCAAAAAAGAATTAGATGATTGA